In Bradysia coprophila strain Holo2 unplaced genomic scaffold, BU_Bcop_v1 contig_350, whole genome shotgun sequence, a genomic segment contains:
- the LOC119081141 gene encoding uncharacterized protein LOC119081141 — protein sequence MKSICFLLSFLLINSLQLVIGDGDDDAASILTKCQIEVDAPDDEVKLIVDKKMPTSHIGFCLLTCLYEHAGIIEDGEFVVENLNKLIGGSDGGSVGGRMAKQFIKEVTKDCKDVHNDDKCYLSRDIVLCAAESISKHASLLKEL from the exons ATGAAATCTATTTGCTTTCTTTTGTCTTTCTTACTAATTAATTCGTTGCAATTAGTTATCGGG GATGGTGATGATGATGCGGCCTCAATTCTAACAAAGTGTCAAATTGAAGTTGATGCTCCCGATGATGAGGTAAAACTAATTGTGGATAAGAAAATGCCAACCTCACACATCGGATTCTGTTTGTTGACTTGTCTCTACGAACACGCAGGCATT ATCGAAGACGGAGAGTTTGTggtggaaaatttaaataaattgatagGAGGAAGTGATGGTGGGTCGGTTGGAGGTAGAATGGCCAAACAATTCATTAAAGAAGTAACCAAAGACTGCAAAGACGTGCATAATGATGATAA ATGCTATTTGTCGAGGGACATCGTTTTGTGTGCGGCCGAAAGTATATCAAAACACGCAAGTCTACTGAAggaattataa